Proteins from a genomic interval of Geoalkalibacter sp.:
- a CDS encoding RNA methyltransferase, with product MTSSLSNVSIILVEPQGDRNIGSVCRAMMNFGFTDLRLVNPQTDHLTHEARQMAVKAAAVLEGASLFGSLADAVADCSLVLGTTRRFGKYREDFLHPDEAAELFLPVAAEARVALVFGREDRGLLTAELDLCQRFITIPTSDELPSMNLAQAVALCLYDTARAARREAVAGRVPGRRKLADGEVLENMYGHMRQTLLDIEFLNPDNPDHILRTFRRIFGRAGLNEREVRILRGLWNRIDWIEAQRRRLTRDENWGRGD from the coding sequence ATGACTTCATCCTTATCCAACGTCTCCATCATCCTGGTCGAACCCCAGGGTGATCGCAACATCGGCTCGGTGTGCCGGGCCATGATGAATTTTGGTTTCACGGATCTGCGTCTGGTCAATCCGCAGACGGATCACCTCACCCATGAGGCGCGACAGATGGCGGTCAAGGCCGCGGCGGTGCTGGAAGGCGCGAGTCTTTTCGGCAGTCTGGCCGATGCCGTCGCCGATTGTTCCCTGGTGCTGGGAACCACGCGGCGCTTCGGCAAGTACCGCGAGGATTTTCTCCATCCCGACGAGGCCGCCGAGCTCTTTCTGCCGGTGGCGGCCGAGGCGCGGGTGGCCCTGGTGTTCGGGCGCGAGGATCGCGGTCTGCTCACCGCCGAACTCGATCTCTGCCAGCGCTTCATTACCATTCCGACCAGCGACGAGTTGCCCTCCATGAACCTCGCCCAGGCCGTGGCCCTGTGTCTTTACGACACGGCGCGCGCGGCGCGGCGCGAAGCCGTCGCCGGGCGGGTGCCGGGGCGGCGCAAGCTGGCCGACGGCGAGGTGCTCGAAAACATGTACGGGCACATGCGCCAGACTTTGCTCGACATCGAATTTCTCAATCCGGACAACCCCGACCATATTCTGCGCACCTTTCGGCGCATTTTCGGCCGCGCCGGGCTCAACGAGCGCGAGGTGCGCATTCTGCGCGGTTTGTGGAATCGCATTGACTGGATCGAGGCACAGCGTCGCCGTCTGACGCGGGATGAGAACTGGGGCAGGGGAGACTGA
- a CDS encoding class I SAM-dependent RNA methyltransferase, translating into MQDQVLIEALAFGGSGLGRVEGKVVFVPGAVPGDEVRFRPVREKKHFIEGELVALIRPSAERREPPCPVFGHCGGCQWQQLPYEGQVLWKERIFADFFTRQLGLSPDILAPLLAAPSEWNYRSRMQFKCRQSAQGFVMGFYRGGSHFVVDVASCPIAAPAINHALTLFRRWLPAAPCPREIPQLDLAVDDEGRVAAVVHCLAQDIRPLAQYLAPLVAEAGFSLHVQSGRKSTLNAVHDLGDLHIRPLADNSLRLAYAVGGFAQVNLEQNRRLVAQVLAAAGPLKGLRVLDLYCGMGNFSLPLAQAGAEVVGVEDFPPAIERARGNAQAHGLAAAFFCRPVEGALAEELAGRHFDLVILDPPRSGAKDAVRALMRLRPRRILYVSCDPATLVRDLKPLIHNGYRISGAQGIDLFPQTYHLESLTCLETQI; encoded by the coding sequence ATGCAAGATCAGGTGCTCATCGAAGCCCTGGCTTTTGGCGGCAGCGGCCTGGGGCGTGTCGAGGGCAAGGTGGTGTTCGTCCCGGGCGCCGTTCCCGGCGACGAGGTGCGCTTTCGGCCGGTGCGGGAAAAAAAACATTTCATTGAGGGCGAACTCGTTGCCTTGATCCGCCCTTCCGCGGAGCGTCGCGAGCCTCCCTGTCCGGTGTTCGGCCACTGCGGCGGCTGCCAGTGGCAGCAATTGCCCTACGAGGGGCAGGTGCTTTGGAAGGAGCGCATTTTCGCCGATTTTTTCACCCGGCAGCTCGGTCTGTCGCCGGACATTCTCGCGCCTCTGCTCGCCGCCCCGAGCGAGTGGAACTACCGCAGCCGCATGCAGTTCAAATGTCGGCAGAGCGCGCAGGGTTTCGTCATGGGCTTTTATCGCGGCGGCAGTCATTTCGTCGTCGATGTCGCCTCTTGCCCGATCGCCGCTCCCGCCATCAACCATGCCTTGACGCTGTTTCGCCGCTGGTTGCCCGCCGCGCCCTGTCCGCGGGAGATCCCGCAGCTCGATCTGGCGGTGGATGACGAGGGGCGGGTGGCGGCGGTGGTTCACTGTCTGGCGCAAGACATCCGGCCCCTGGCGCAATACCTGGCGCCTCTGGTCGCCGAGGCCGGATTTTCCCTGCATGTGCAAAGCGGTCGCAAGAGCACCCTCAATGCCGTGCATGATCTCGGCGACCTGCACATTCGCCCCCTTGCGGATAATTCCCTGCGTCTGGCCTATGCCGTCGGCGGTTTTGCCCAGGTCAATCTGGAGCAGAATCGTCGCCTGGTTGCCCAGGTGCTGGCCGCGGCCGGACCGCTGAAAGGCTTGCGCGTCCTTGATCTTTATTGCGGCATGGGCAATTTTTCCCTGCCCCTCGCGCAGGCCGGCGCCGAGGTCGTGGGCGTGGAAGATTTTCCTCCGGCCATCGAGCGGGCGCGCGGCAATGCCCAGGCTCATGGGCTGGCGGCCGCTTTCTTCTGTCGACCGGTCGAGGGGGCCCTCGCCGAGGAATTGGCAGGGCGGCATTTCGACCTGGTGATTCTCGACCCGCCGCGCAGCGGCGCCAAGGATGCGGTGCGTGCCCTGATGCGCCTGCGGCCGCGGCGCATCCTTTATGTCTCCTGCGATCCGGCGACCCTGGTGCGAGATCTCAAGCCTCTGATTCATAACGGTTATCGGATATCGGGCGCCCAGGGAATCGATCTGTTTCCGCAAACCTATCACCTGGAAAGTCTCACCTGTCTGGAGACCCAAATTTGA
- a CDS encoding ribosome maturation factor, whose protein sequence is MSDISVADRVRELALPIINDLGFELVDLEFKREGQGWVLRFFIDKPGGVTLDDCALFSREVSLVLDVEDFIHQAYHLEVSSPGLDRPLKDPADFERFKGERIKIKTFEKLDPDGRNHLRKTFSGELLGLEEGRVMLRQIDKKGGTVAIPLEAVAKAHLDPEFDF, encoded by the coding sequence GTGAGCGACATATCCGTTGCCGATCGGGTCAGGGAGCTTGCCCTGCCCATTATCAACGATCTGGGCTTTGAGCTGGTCGATCTTGAGTTCAAGCGTGAAGGGCAGGGCTGGGTCCTGCGCTTTTTCATCGACAAGCCCGGCGGCGTGACGCTGGATGACTGCGCGCTGTTCAGTCGCGAGGTCAGTCTGGTGCTCGATGTTGAAGATTTCATCCATCAGGCCTATCATCTGGAGGTCAGCTCCCCGGGGCTCGATCGTCCGTTGAAAGATCCCGCCGACTTCGAGCGCTTCAAGGGTGAGCGCATCAAGATCAAGACCTTCGAAAAATTGGATCCCGACGGGCGCAACCATTTGCGCAAGACCTTTTCCGGCGAGCTTCTGGGGCTCGAGGAAGGGCGGGTCATGCTGCGCCAAATCGACAAGAAGGGCGGGACGGTTGCGATTCCCTTGGAGGCTGTCGCCAAGGCCCATCTGGATCCGGAGTTTGATTTCTAG
- the nusA gene encoding transcription termination factor NusA: MINLNHIIDQVVKDKGIERSILVEALESAVLSAANKKYRNTRDLEAHYNQDQGEVELFEFVTVVEEVQDSYKEISLEEAREIDPDVEVGDSLGMKLDSGTFSRIAAQTAKQVIIQKVREAEREWVYNEFKDRVGELVNGIVRRYERGDLIVDLGRAEALLPHREQVPRESYRQGDRVRAYIADVKLSPKGPQVILSRTHPGLVMELFRVEVPEISEGLVEIKACAREPGSRAKIAVVSHDHDIDPVGACVGMRGSRVQNVVSELRGEKIDIIPWTPDIGRFACAAIAPAEVSRVYVDSDDKALEIIVPDDQLSLAIGKKGQNVRLAARLTGWKIDIKSESRAEEAQAQGFAAAEEEESSEDFSVDEGAESSSTVADDAASEGEGKA; this comes from the coding sequence TTGATCAATCTCAACCACATCATCGATCAGGTCGTTAAGGACAAGGGGATCGAGCGATCCATTCTGGTGGAGGCTCTTGAGTCGGCCGTATTGTCCGCGGCCAATAAAAAGTATCGCAACACGCGCGATCTTGAGGCTCACTACAACCAGGACCAGGGCGAGGTCGAACTGTTCGAGTTCGTCACCGTGGTCGAGGAGGTGCAGGACTCCTACAAGGAGATCAGTCTCGAGGAAGCACGCGAAATCGATCCGGATGTGGAAGTCGGCGACTCTCTCGGCATGAAGCTCGATTCGGGCACTTTCAGCCGCATCGCCGCCCAGACCGCCAAGCAGGTGATCATCCAGAAGGTGCGCGAAGCCGAGCGCGAATGGGTTTACAATGAGTTCAAGGATCGCGTGGGTGAGCTGGTCAACGGCATCGTGCGCCGCTATGAGCGCGGCGATCTTATCGTCGATCTCGGGCGCGCCGAGGCGCTTCTGCCCCATCGCGAGCAGGTGCCCCGCGAAAGTTATCGCCAGGGTGATCGCGTGCGCGCCTACATCGCCGATGTCAAGCTTTCACCCAAGGGACCGCAGGTGATTCTCTCGCGTACCCATCCCGGTCTGGTGATGGAGCTGTTCCGCGTCGAGGTGCCCGAGATCAGCGAGGGGCTGGTGGAGATCAAGGCCTGCGCCCGCGAGCCGGGCAGCCGTGCGAAAATCGCCGTGGTGTCCCACGATCACGATATCGATCCGGTCGGCGCCTGCGTCGGTATGCGCGGATCTCGTGTGCAGAACGTGGTGTCCGAACTGCGCGGCGAGAAAATCGACATCATTCCCTGGACTCCCGATATCGGCCGTTTTGCCTGCGCCGCCATCGCGCCCGCCGAAGTGTCCCGCGTTTACGTCGACAGCGACGACAAGGCTCTGGAAATCATCGTGCCCGATGACCAGTTGTCCCTGGCCATCGGCAAAAAAGGCCAGAACGTGCGCCTGGCGGCCCGCCTCACGGGCTGGAAGATCGACATCAAGAGCGAATCGCGCGCCGAGGAAGCTCAGGCTCAGGGGTTTGCGGCGGCCGAGGAGGAAGAATCCTCCGAGGATTTCTCGGTGGACGAAGGGGCTGAATCCTCGTCCACGGTGGCTGATGATGCGGCTTCGGAGGGTGAAGGCAAGGCGTGA
- a CDS encoding DUF448 domain-containing protein: MPQKDGPQRTCLGCRKALQKNDLVRYVLAPDGEVAVDFRQKLPGRGAYTCVSRACVADAVRRDQFSRAYRGKNRRPDGEVLITELARQLGERVEGLLGMARKAGVVVGGSNLTLSSLDKDGELALVIVAGDISEGILEKVRRKCQAGEVPLYFWGEKASLGRLMGRDERSVIGVKQGKLAESLARGLEQYKQFVGEI, encoded by the coding sequence ATGCCGCAAAAGGACGGACCTCAGCGTACCTGTTTGGGCTGCCGCAAGGCTCTGCAAAAAAACGACCTGGTCCGCTATGTTCTTGCGCCCGACGGTGAAGTTGCCGTTGATTTTCGGCAAAAATTGCCCGGTCGCGGCGCCTATACCTGCGTGAGTCGCGCTTGCGTGGCCGATGCCGTGCGTCGCGATCAATTCAGTCGCGCCTATCGCGGCAAGAATCGACGTCCCGACGGGGAGGTCCTTATCACCGAGTTGGCTCGGCAATTGGGTGAGCGCGTCGAAGGGTTGCTGGGCATGGCGCGCAAGGCGGGCGTGGTCGTCGGCGGCAGCAACCTCACCCTGTCCTCCCTGGACAAGGACGGTGAACTGGCCTTGGTCATTGTGGCCGGAGATATTTCCGAGGGCATCCTCGAAAAAGTCCGGCGCAAGTGTCAGGCCGGGGAGGTGCCCTTGTATTTCTGGGGCGAGAAGGCCTCCCTCGGCCGCCTCATGGGTCGTGATGAGCGCAGTGTCATCGGAGTGAAGCAGGGAAAACTGGCGGAGTCCCTCGCGCGGGGACTGGAGCAATACAAGCAATTCGTAGGGGAGATTTGA
- the infB gene encoding translation initiation factor IF-2, which translates to MGKTRVFELAKQMGLESKELLEKLEAAGISAANHMSVLEEDDLKKFEAANAPAVAQVEEERVKPGIIRRRRREVAVEAPEAPAEVAEPAVEPSVAPAQKPAGQTAAADTSQAPVLAAEPETEAAAPKVEKVEEPPKSQESPIAPVVEVKDVAPPTPAPEPAPVMAPPQAARPAARPERREEKPVPGRAKVLGRVDLSKLSGPPGRGGEVARSEEPARRERPPVRREGPPGRPASGRPTSEGRPTGEGRPTGEGRPYGEGRPAASGRPAPTGRPAPTGRPAPAGKGRPVFTPAPDEVFTPKEVRGGKKNKKGRGYEPAAAEEGGERAARRGRNLEVFEPDRSGKMRKPKKGAKQVKKTEITISKAIKRVIRISDSITVGELAKRMGIKANEIIRELMRQGSMVTINHPLDFDTAALLASEYSYEIENVAFDEATILEAVTPVKEGEETVPEELEGRPPVVTVMGHVDHGKTSLLDAIRTTNVTAGEAGGITQHIGAYYVELDGRKITFLDTPGHEAFTAMRARGAKATDIVVLVVAADDGVMPQTKEAINHAKAAGVPIVVAINKIDKPDANPERVKQELTEFALVPEEWGGETIFAEVSAKQRLNIDHLLEMVLLQAEVLELKASPKKRGRGIIVEARLDKGRGPVATVLVQDGTLRIGDPIVSGVHYGRVRSMVDDRGNRVEEAGPSMPVEVTGLTGVPDAGDLLYAVEDEKKAKDVAQHRQQKVRETELAKTSKISLEQLFAKIQEGDVKELKVVIKGDVQGSVEAVKDALVKLSTDACRLVVIHTGVGGIIESDINLASASDAVVLGFNVRPEPKAAALAENEGVDIRLYNIIYDAVADIKNAMEGLLAPTLKEKGLGRAEVRETFSVPKVGIIAGCYVLDGKIVRNAKARLVRDSVVVWEGKLSSLRRFKDDVREVAAGYECGISLENFNDLKVGDIIEAYEIEAVKTLL; encoded by the coding sequence ATGGGAAAGACACGGGTTTTCGAATTGGCCAAGCAGATGGGGCTGGAAAGCAAGGAGCTTCTCGAAAAGCTTGAAGCAGCCGGCATTTCAGCGGCCAACCACATGAGCGTCCTTGAAGAGGACGATCTCAAAAAATTTGAAGCGGCCAACGCTCCCGCTGTCGCCCAGGTCGAAGAGGAGCGCGTCAAGCCCGGCATCATTCGTCGGCGTCGGCGCGAGGTTGCCGTCGAGGCGCCGGAAGCTCCGGCCGAAGTCGCGGAGCCGGCCGTTGAACCTTCGGTCGCTCCCGCGCAGAAGCCTGCCGGGCAAACGGCGGCGGCAGACACTTCCCAGGCGCCGGTTCTCGCTGCCGAACCCGAGACCGAGGCTGCCGCGCCCAAGGTTGAGAAAGTCGAGGAGCCCCCGAAATCGCAGGAATCACCGATCGCGCCCGTGGTCGAGGTGAAGGACGTCGCGCCGCCGACTCCCGCGCCCGAACCTGCTCCCGTCATGGCGCCGCCGCAGGCGGCAAGGCCCGCTGCCCGCCCGGAGCGCCGCGAGGAAAAGCCGGTTCCGGGACGTGCCAAGGTATTGGGGCGGGTGGATCTGTCCAAGCTTTCAGGCCCTCCCGGACGGGGGGGGGAAGTCGCCCGCTCCGAGGAACCGGCCCGCCGCGAGCGGCCGCCGGTGCGTCGCGAAGGACCTCCCGGACGCCCCGCGTCGGGTCGCCCGACTTCGGAAGGCAGACCGACGGGCGAAGGTCGTCCGACGGGAGAAGGACGTCCCTATGGCGAGGGTCGTCCCGCGGCTTCGGGTCGTCCCGCGCCCACGGGTCGTCCGGCGCCCACCGGCCGACCCGCACCCGCCGGCAAGGGCCGTCCGGTGTTCACTCCCGCGCCTGACGAGGTGTTCACGCCCAAGGAGGTTCGCGGCGGCAAGAAAAATAAAAAAGGACGCGGTTATGAGCCCGCCGCCGCCGAGGAAGGCGGTGAGCGCGCCGCGCGCAGAGGCCGCAATCTCGAGGTTTTCGAACCCGATCGCAGCGGCAAGATGCGCAAGCCCAAGAAGGGCGCCAAGCAGGTCAAAAAGACCGAAATCACCATCTCCAAGGCCATCAAGCGGGTGATTCGCATCAGCGACAGCATCACGGTCGGCGAACTGGCCAAGCGCATGGGCATCAAGGCCAATGAAATCATCCGCGAACTGATGCGTCAGGGCAGCATGGTCACCATCAACCATCCCCTGGATTTCGATACGGCGGCGCTGCTCGCCTCGGAATACAGCTACGAAATCGAGAACGTGGCCTTCGACGAGGCGACCATTCTCGAAGCCGTCACCCCGGTCAAGGAAGGCGAGGAAACCGTTCCCGAAGAACTCGAGGGTCGCCCGCCGGTGGTCACGGTCATGGGTCACGTCGACCACGGCAAGACCAGTCTGCTCGACGCCATCCGCACCACCAACGTGACGGCCGGCGAAGCAGGCGGCATTACTCAGCACATCGGCGCTTACTACGTCGAACTCGACGGGCGCAAGATCACCTTCCTCGATACCCCGGGCCATGAGGCTTTTACCGCCATGCGCGCCCGCGGCGCCAAAGCCACCGACATCGTCGTGCTGGTGGTGGCCGCCGACGACGGGGTCATGCCCCAGACCAAGGAAGCGATCAATCATGCCAAGGCGGCGGGCGTGCCCATTGTCGTGGCGATCAACAAGATCGACAAGCCCGATGCCAACCCCGAGCGGGTCAAGCAGGAACTGACCGAGTTCGCCCTGGTGCCCGAGGAATGGGGCGGTGAAACCATTTTCGCCGAGGTGTCGGCCAAGCAACGTCTCAACATCGATCACCTTCTGGAAATGGTGCTGCTGCAGGCCGAAGTTCTCGAACTCAAGGCCAGTCCCAAAAAGCGCGGGCGCGGCATCATCGTCGAGGCGCGACTCGACAAGGGTCGCGGTCCCGTGGCCACGGTGCTCGTTCAGGACGGCACCCTGCGCATCGGCGATCCCATCGTCAGCGGCGTGCACTACGGCCGCGTGCGCAGCATGGTCGATGATCGCGGCAACCGCGTGGAAGAGGCGGGGCCGTCCATGCCGGTGGAAGTGACGGGTCTGACCGGCGTGCCCGATGCCGGTGATCTGCTCTACGCCGTCGAGGATGAGAAAAAAGCCAAGGATGTGGCCCAGCATCGGCAGCAGAAGGTGCGGGAAACCGAACTGGCCAAGACCAGCAAGATTTCCCTCGAGCAGTTGTTCGCCAAGATTCAGGAAGGCGACGTCAAGGAACTCAAGGTCGTCATCAAGGGCGATGTGCAGGGTTCGGTGGAAGCCGTCAAGGATGCCCTGGTCAAGCTTTCCACCGATGCCTGCCGCCTGGTGGTCATTCACACCGGCGTCGGCGGTATCATCGAGAGCGACATCAACCTGGCGTCGGCATCGGATGCCGTGGTGCTGGGCTTCAACGTCCGTCCCGAGCCCAAGGCGGCGGCCCTCGCCGAGAACGAGGGCGTCGACATCCGTCTCTACAACATCATTTACGACGCCGTGGCCGACATCAAGAACGCCATGGAGGGTCTGCTCGCGCCGACCCTGAAGGAGAAGGGCCTGGGTCGCGCCGAGGTGCGGGAAACCTTCTCCGTGCCCAAGGTCGGCATCATCGCCGGCTGCTATGTGCTCGACGGCAAGATCGTGCGCAACGCCAAGGCCCGTCTGGTACGCGACAGCGTGGTGGTCTGGGAGGGCAAGCTCTCCTCCCTGCGTCGCTTCAAGGACGATGTGCGCGAGGTGGCCGCGGGCTATGAGTGCGGCATCAGTCTCGAGAACTTCAACGACCTCAAGGTCGGCGACATCATCGAAGCCTATGAGATCGAAGCCGTCAAGACCCTGCTCTAG
- a CDS encoding DUF503 domain-containing protein: protein MVVGIARIELVLHAPQNLKEKRGIVRRILGRCRERFPISAAEVGHHDLWQRAQIGVAVVARDAETVESILCRMEEEIERIGLAEVCDRESEIVHF, encoded by the coding sequence ATGGTCGTCGGCATTGCCAGAATTGAACTGGTGCTGCACGCCCCCCAGAATCTCAAGGAAAAGCGCGGCATCGTGCGCAGGATTCTGGGTCGCTGCCGGGAACGTTTCCCCATCTCCGCGGCGGAAGTCGGGCATCATGACCTCTGGCAACGCGCGCAGATCGGCGTGGCGGTCGTGGCTCGGGATGCCGAGACCGTTGAGTCGATTCTGTGTCGTATGGAAGAGGAAATCGAGCGAATCGGCCTGGCCGAGGTTTGTGACCGGGAAAGCGAAATCGTTCATTTCTAG
- a CDS encoding ribosome-binding factor A, protein MDFQRSHRVGDQIQKEISVLLVKGLKDPRIGFVTITGVEVTPDLHLARVFFTVMGDAKARRESEAGLKSSIPFIRRELGKRLRMRYTPDLLFEYDTSVDYGSRIDHLLQEIQGEQTDDSSNSGKD, encoded by the coding sequence TTGGATTTTCAACGCTCACATCGGGTCGGCGACCAGATTCAGAAAGAAATTTCCGTGCTTCTGGTCAAGGGGCTCAAGGATCCACGCATCGGCTTTGTCACCATCACCGGCGTGGAAGTGACTCCCGACCTGCACCTGGCTCGGGTGTTTTTTACCGTCATGGGCGATGCCAAGGCGCGGCGCGAATCGGAAGCGGGCCTCAAGAGTTCCATTCCCTTCATCCGCCGGGAACTGGGCAAGCGCCTGCGCATGCGCTATACCCCCGATCTGCTGTTTGAATACGATACCTCGGTCGATTACGGCAGTCGCATCGACCATCTGCTTCAGGAAATCCAGGGCGAACAGACTGATGATTCAAGCAATTCTGGAAAAGATTGA
- a CDS encoding DHH family phosphoesterase, whose product MIQAILEKIEKARRILVASHSSPDGDAIASTLALVNGLREMGKDVVAFNADPVPQNLRFLPGAETLVHDLREVVPFDLGFLLDAGELRRAQAPLRELCRSLINMDHHPYSEPFGEINYVDEKASATGVLVYRLFKAGGHPISPAVALCVYTAILSDTGSFRYSNADPEAFRIAAEMVEQGGINPWDVAGGLYESQDEKRLRLLALSLATLQVSPCGQFASLVLTDEMMRTTGARHEHTDGFVNYPRSIRGVEVAILFRQTGPASWKVGFRSKGSVDVGSLARRLGGGGHHNAAGAEVQGSLDEVRTLVHSQLNIGATLP is encoded by the coding sequence ATGATTCAAGCAATTCTGGAAAAGATTGAGAAGGCGCGGCGGATTCTCGTCGCGTCTCACTCCAGCCCCGACGGCGACGCCATCGCTTCGACCCTGGCGCTGGTCAATGGTCTGCGCGAAATGGGCAAGGACGTGGTGGCCTTCAATGCCGATCCCGTGCCGCAGAACCTGCGGTTTTTGCCGGGTGCCGAAACCCTGGTGCATGATCTGCGCGAGGTCGTGCCCTTTGATCTGGGTTTTCTGCTCGATGCCGGTGAATTGCGCCGCGCGCAAGCGCCTCTGCGCGAACTTTGCCGCAGCCTGATCAATATGGACCATCATCCCTATTCGGAACCCTTCGGCGAAATCAACTACGTCGATGAAAAAGCCAGCGCCACCGGTGTCCTGGTCTATCGTCTGTTCAAGGCCGGCGGCCATCCCATTTCTCCTGCCGTGGCCCTTTGCGTTTACACCGCGATTCTCAGCGATACCGGCTCTTTTCGCTATTCCAACGCAGATCCCGAAGCCTTTCGCATCGCCGCGGAGATGGTGGAGCAGGGCGGCATCAACCCCTGGGATGTCGCCGGAGGCCTCTACGAGAGCCAGGACGAAAAACGTCTGCGTCTTTTGGCCTTATCCCTGGCGACCTTGCAGGTGTCTCCCTGCGGCCAGTTCGCCTCCCTGGTCCTGACGGACGAGATGATGCGCACGACCGGCGCCCGGCATGAACATACGGACGGCTTCGTCAATTACCCCCGTTCGATTCGCGGTGTCGAAGTGGCCATCCTGTTTCGACAGACCGGACCTGCTTCCTGGAAAGTCGGCTTTCGCTCCAAGGGAAGCGTCGACGTGGGAAGCCTGGCCCGTCGGCTTGGTGGCGGCGGGCATCACAATGCCGCGGGCGCCGAAGTCCAAGGATCTCTGGACGAGGTCCGCACCCTGGTGCACTCCCAGCTCAATATCGGAGCAACTCTCCCCTAA
- the truB gene encoding tRNA pseudouridine(55) synthase TruB, which yields MDGLLLIDKPRGMTSHDVVARVRRILRTRRVGHAGTLDPMATGVLLVAVGRGTRLVEFLMEGSKTYRATIKLGESTDTLDADGEIIERRPVPAFSEARVANACRAFLGEISQVPPMYSAIKKNGVPLYRLARQGIEVERTARVVHIERIVLHGMKLPFLDLEIDCAKGTYIRTLAQDLGTYLETGAHLTALCRTRSGSFLLDECLALEQLSENALPGLFPGFLPMGEALRGFPVIEVDEKGCARLAQGIPPLRDQVADFSCVPGRLLTLVREGRLLAVARFAPERLLEKRGDFELLRVFPEAAAA from the coding sequence ATGGATGGTTTGCTGCTCATCGACAAACCACGCGGGATGACCTCCCACGACGTGGTCGCGCGCGTGCGGCGCATTCTGCGCACGCGCAGGGTGGGACATGCCGGCACCCTCGACCCCATGGCGACGGGTGTGCTGCTGGTAGCGGTGGGGCGGGGCACGCGCCTTGTCGAATTTCTCATGGAGGGAAGCAAGACCTACCGCGCGACGATCAAGCTTGGTGAGTCGACCGACACGCTCGACGCCGATGGCGAGATCATCGAGCGTCGGCCCGTTCCCGCTTTTAGCGAAGCGCGGGTTGCAAATGCCTGTCGCGCTTTTCTCGGCGAGATTTCCCAGGTCCCGCCCATGTACTCGGCCATCAAGAAAAACGGCGTGCCCCTGTATCGGCTGGCGCGTCAGGGGATCGAGGTCGAACGCACCGCGCGCGTCGTGCACATTGAGCGCATCGTTCTGCATGGCATGAAGCTGCCCTTTCTCGACCTGGAAATCGATTGCGCCAAGGGCACCTACATCCGCACCCTGGCTCAGGATCTGGGCACCTATTTGGAGACCGGCGCTCATCTGACCGCCCTCTGCCGAACGCGCTCGGGAAGTTTTCTGCTGGACGAATGTCTGGCTCTTGAGCAACTCTCTGAAAACGCGCTTCCCGGTCTTTTCCCCGGCTTTCTGCCTATGGGCGAGGCGTTGCGCGGCTTTCCGGTCATCGAAGTCGATGAAAAGGGGTGCGCGCGCCTGGCGCAAGGCATACCGCCCCTGAGGGATCAGGTTGCCGATTTTTCCTGCGTACCGGGCCGCCTCCTGACCCTGGTGCGCGAGGGTCGGCTTTTGGCGGTAGCTCGGTTTGCCCCGGAACGCTTGCTGGAAAAACGTGGAGATTTTGAGTTGTTAAGAGTCTTCCCCGAGGCCGCGGCGGCGTGA
- the rpsO gene encoding 30S ribosomal protein S15 — MLATERKQEIIQQFKTHEKDTGSPEVQIALLSQRITYLTEHFKTHKKDHHSRRGLLKIVGQRRRLLDYLKSKDVERYRKIISELGIRR; from the coding sequence GTGCTGGCCACGGAACGCAAACAGGAAATCATTCAACAGTTCAAAACCCATGAGAAGGACACCGGCTCACCCGAAGTCCAGATCGCTCTGCTTTCGCAGCGCATCACCTATCTGACCGAACACTTCAAGACTCACAAGAAGGATCATCATTCCCGTCGGGGTCTGTTGAAGATCGTCGGACAGAGACGGCGCCTGCTCGACTATCTCAAAAGCAAGGACGTCGAGCGGTATCGCAAGATCATCTCGGAACTCGGTATCCGCCGTTAA